One window of the Triticum dicoccoides isolate Atlit2015 ecotype Zavitan chromosome 3B, WEW_v2.0, whole genome shotgun sequence genome contains the following:
- the LOC119278768 gene encoding NAD(P)H-quinone oxidoreductase subunit O, chloroplastic-like, with protein sequence MEALASSPRALFARTASPTTALATPARWTPSSTRRVKAAAAAEPAGEAKPAAAAASPAPKKILKKKPVYSMKKGQIVRVEKEKYLNSINYLSVGHPPFYKGLDYIYEDRGEVLDIRIFEETGEYALIAWVGIPTPPAWLPTYMLIKSDKLDYERI encoded by the exons ATGGAAGCTCTCGCCTCGTCGCCGCGGGCTCTCTTCGCCCGCACCGCCAGTCCGACCACGGCGCTGGCCACGCCAGCAAGATGGACGCCGTCATCGACCAGGCGTGtcaaggccgccgccgccgccgagccggcCGGCGAGGCCAAGCCGGCTGCGGCAGCCGCGTCGCCGGCGCCCAAGAAGATCCTCAAGAAGAAGCCCGTCTACTCCA TGAAGAAAGGACAGATCGTGCGAGTCGAGAAAGAGAAGTACCTGAACAGCATCAAT TACCTGTCAGTGGGGCACCCACCCTTCTACAAGGGGCTAGACTACATATACGAAGACCGTGGCGAG GTTTTGGACATCAGAATCTTCGAAGAAACCGGAGAGTATGCTCTG ATCGCGTGGGTAGGGATTCCAACACCACCAGCATGGCTCCCAACTTATATGCTCATCAAG TCAGACAAACTCGACTATGAGAGGATATGA